A part of Cannabis sativa cultivar Pink pepper isolate KNU-18-1 chromosome 6, ASM2916894v1, whole genome shotgun sequence genomic DNA contains:
- the LOC133039399 gene encoding uncharacterized protein LOC133039399 produces the protein MARKKKPGRRSGLKVVSDAISPELRREQEESVAGSLDSQELQDLQLEQISVREEEESLQSARKSWADEVDHFQSASQSHWQQFSGGKVLNSDAKLSFTEPLIKEGRKIAHIDLEELKLEEESWKSAVICMVLGANIPAVVFEGFVRRIWGHLGIVQVARMTKGLTMVKFNDEATRDEVLENGMIQFDKKPVIIRPWSANLNLIRLVKSVPLWIRLPNLGLQYWGKKSLSAIVSTLGKPIMVDKHTKDRTQVQFARVLVEIDISDNPDRICWFVNEYGQLVEQEIEYEWLSVKCNHCKGYGHLITDCRKKDKPLDKETGQKAAVITTGNKKTEGQEEGNQEHAAGVEISATIAEEIAATGVDKAAAIAAGNGEKSAALAAETVVAGTAVLAASNAEEGRKKRAIKAPNVAWQAPKHKGSGSIKRAEVEKQRVLRNSFELLGENQREEIGEEGPFFSC, from the coding sequence ATGGCGAGGAAGAAGAAGCCTGGTCGTCGGTCGGGATTGAAGGTGGTGAGTGATGCCATTTCGCCGGAGCTTCGTCGGGAACAGGAGGAGAGTGTAGCTGGTTCTCTCGATAGCCAGGAGCTTCAAGATTTGCAGCTAGAACAGATCTCAGTTCGGGAAGAAGAGGAATCCCTGCAATCAGCTAGGAAAAGCTGGGCTGATGAGGTTGATCACTTCCAATCAGCTTCACAGAGCCATTGGCAACAATTTTCAGGAGGTAAAGTTCTAAACTCAGATGCTAAATTGTCTTTTACTGAGCCATTGATTAAGGAGGGTAGGAAAATAGCTCACATAGACTTAGAAGAGTTGAAATTAGAAGAGGAAAGTTGGAAATCAGCAGTAATTTGTATGGTTTTAGGAGCTAATATCCCGGCTGTGGTCTTTGAAGGCTTTGTGCGTAGAATTTGGGGGCACTTAGGCATTGTTCAAGTTGCTAGAATGACTAAGGGGCTCACTATGGTTAAGTTCAATGATGAAGCAACAAGAGATGAGGTTCTTGAGAATGGAATGATTCAATTTGATAAGAAACCTGTTATTATTCGACCTTGGTCCGCGAATTTGAATTTGATTAGGTTGGTGAAATCGGTTCCGCTTTGGATTAGGTTGCCTAACCTTGGTCTCCAATATTGGGGGAAAAAATCTTTGAGTGCTATTGTTAGTACTTTGGGGAAGCCGATAATGGTGGACAAACATACCAAGGATCGAACACAAGTCCAATTTGCTCGCGTTCTTGTTGAAATAGACATATCCGATAACCCGGACCGTATTTGCTGGTTTGTTAATGAATATGGGCAGTTAGTTGAGCAAGAAATTGAATATGAATGGTTGTCGGTTAAGTGTAATCATTGCAAGGGGTATGGTCATTTAATAACTGATTGCAGGAAAAAAGATAAGCCATTGGATAAGGAAACAGGACAGAAGGCTGCAGTTATAACAACTGGGAATAAAAAGACTGAGGGCCAGGAAGAAGGGAACCAAGAACATGCTGCTGGTGTGGAGATTTCTGCTACTATTGCAGAAGAAATCGCAGCTACTGGTGTAGATAAAGCTGCTGCTATAGCAGCAGGAAATGGTGAAAAATCTGCTGCACTTGCAGCCGAGACTGTTGTGGCTGGAACTGCTGTTTTAGCAGCGAGTAATGCTGAAGAGGGAAGGAAAAAAAGAGCTATAAAGGCTCCTAATGTTGCTTGGCAGGCCCCTAAACACAAGGGATCGGGTTCTATTAAAAGAGCAGAAGTTGAAAAGCAACGAGTTCTAAGGAATTCTTTTGAATTGCTTGGGGAAAATCAGAGAGAGGAAATAGGTGAAGAGGGGCCCTTTTTTAGTTGTTGA